The following nucleotide sequence is from Cicer arietinum cultivar CDC Frontier isolate Library 1 chromosome 2, Cicar.CDCFrontier_v2.0, whole genome shotgun sequence.
TTTTGGTTAATGTGAATTGTTGGATTGTGAGTACGTAAGTTGTgtcaaaatcattttatataatggAATAATGATTCTAATCatcatttttagaaaataattttacaattaaatattttactttgatttaaattaaaagacgattgtaaatattttatccaaaagtgtttagttcactacgcgaaaaatggtattttacagcgctttttttaagccatttacagcgcttttctaaaaaattaagcgctgtagtatccagcgctgtaaaaaaatacaacaacgctctttaaaataaaaaaaaaaaaagcgctgtaaatctcttctaaaaatgcgatgcttgttgtattagttttacggcgctttttaaaaaaaccgCTGTAATAtccattcctttatttcaattagatctctttctgggattataacaacaatctccNNNNNNNNNNNNNNNNNNNNNNNNNNNNNNNNNNNNNNNNNNNNNNNNNNNNNNNNNNNNNNNNNNNNNNNNNNNNNNNNNtatatatatatatataagaaataaatgaatacaatacctgaagagtgcgaagaaatacgtagagtTCATAGGGTTACGTTTTCGTTTAAGAAGAAACAGCGAGAATgtgcagaaatacgaacggttcgtaggacagagtagggttctcattgagaagagtatgtaataatgttcgtagggatagtaacaaatatggagatgatttgcaatggagatggttaacaatatggttcgtagggacattagggttcgcaatgagaaggataatgaagaggagaaggacactgaagtgtagtgaagtttatgtaataaagaggaaactgaagcgatttactgttatattttattttttaaaagcctattacagggttttttttaaaaagcgctgtaaaagacctccttattttacttttaaaagcctattacagctctttttttaaaaagcgctgtaaaagacctccttattttattttttaaaagcctattacagcgcttttttaaagagcgctgtaaaagacctccttattttattttttaaaagcctattacagcgctttttttaaagagcgctgtaaaagacctccttattttacttttaaaagcctattacagcgctttttttaaagagcgctgtaaaagacctccttattttacttttaaaagcctactacagcgctttttttaaagagcgctgtaaaatacctccttattttacttttaaaagcctattacagcgcttttttaaagagcgctgcaaaagacctccttattttattttttaaaagcctattacagcgctttttttaaagagcgctgtaaaagacctccttattttacttttaaaagcctattacatcgctttttaaaaaagcgttataaaagacctccttattttattttttaaaagcctattacagcgcttttttaaagagcgctgtaaaagacctccttattttattttttgaaagtctattacagcgcttttttacagactttttaaagcgcttgtccaaaagcgctgtaaaagacctccttattttttttttaaaaacctttttacagcgcttttcctaaaagcgctctaataggtcctttaattatgtgaaatcaaagtcttttacggcgctttttttacagcgcttgtcaaaaaagcgctgttgtatcctccgttatttttaaaatatcatacaacagcgcttgtatttaataagcgctataaaatatcatttttggcgtagtggtttttttttattttaaataacactttgttttaaaaaatcggGTGTTACACCTGACGTTTGACCGGTTTTTGTGAGTATCTGGAAGGAACTTGTACGACAGATTCTTGGAAATAGTTGATCTTGCTCATGTTTCCTCTTTACCGTGGTGCATCGTTGGAGATTTCTATAACAATTTATCACTATGTGAGAAAAATCGAAGAGTTGCAGGAGCTAGATGGTTGATTAATGGCTTCAGATAGGCAGTAATGGAGGCGGGTCTAACAAATATTCATCTGGAATGATACTCCTTGGTTAAAATTTTGGGAACCGATCATGTTGTAGAAGTGCGTTTGGATAGAGCCATGGCAAATGATGCATGGTTCCAACTGTTTCCACATCCCAAGGTGGAGAACTTAGTTGCACCTGCTTCAAATAATTATCCTATCTGTTTGTATCATGAACCCGCACATAATGTTATGACTCCTCGCCGTCACCGTCACTTTAAATTTGAGAATGTATGGTTGATAGAGCCTAAAGTTGAAGAACTCATTCAAACATCTTGGCTAGTTGGGCGCGATATTAGTATACTATCTAAGCTAAATAACTGTGATGTGAACATTATGCATTGGAACAAGACGAATGGagataaaagaagaaaagagaTTGAGAAATGTAAACAAAAGCTTGCTAGAACCCGGACACTAGCTAGTtcagaaaatttaaattattttttagctCTTCGAAAACGTTTGGTTTATCTTTTGGTGCAGGATGAAATCTTTTGGAGCCAACGTGCAAAATCGTTTTGGTTATAagtgttagataatattattatatattagtagtaatggtattttagacaattctattcttttatatatatactcattgtaaccctattaacttaagtttggttcattctattttatgaaaccctagagtggttgtttttcttcttccccttttcattgttaacatggtatcaaagagttttggttgattttgggatctactataaagaagagagagaCAATTTTGATAGGagagacaaccaccaaaagagaaaagagaagagtaaccctattcccgattttgttaaatcaatctcacaaaaacatcgattgcgcatttgTTAActgttggatcgggctgatttttggacagcagatTCGAAACATTCAGGTCTTCATCTTCAACGGTCAGATCGGAGAAACGACGTCTGGAGGGAGAGAAATCATGCTCACACAGTACCatattatccctaatttattttgtctcagtgattgtgtttgtcgtattttctgtcattatttgttatggttggtgctaaggatgattctcttcaagcacattgGAAAACACATTGTCCAAAATTGGGaagagcacataagaagaattttagggggccatcgtccaatgttgttgcttctgctcctcctaccattggaaacatcgattgcgcatttgTTAActgttggatcgggctgatttttggacagcagatTCGAAACATTCAGGTCTTCATCTTCAACGGTCAGATCGGAGAAACGACGTCTGGAGGGAGAGAAATCATGCTCACACAGTACCatattatccctaatttattttgtctcagtgattgtgtttgtcgtattttctgtcattatttgttatggttggtgctaaggatgaatctcttcaagcacattggaaaacacattgtccaaaattaatggggagagcacataagaagaattttagggggccatcgtccaatattgttgcttctgctcctcctaccattggctctagttctggttaTGTATACCCATTTGAGattgcttcccaaatatctgatattgcagaacaacttccaaaacttcttgccactcaatcacatgccatgtctgccacctcttctaaaggtttgaactcctctagtATGTCAGATATATCTcattccatatggattcttgattcaggagcatctcatcatatgacatacgatgataaatcttgtgtctgtgaaacctgtctcgtctgtgtcggttatgactgctAATGGtactcctatgccactagcaggcgttggttttgtctccacacctaacatgtctctttttgatgtttattatattcctaatcttactttgagtcttgtttctgttagtaaaatatgtgatctcggttattcggttatgttttcttccacttcttgttgtgtgcaggatccacattccgggaggctgattgggacaggtCATAGACAAGggggactttatgttttggatgacctgcGACTCCCAGATATTGTAGCCTCCACAACTattgctgacttattatctagttttcgcttgaattccttatcttctagtttttatctatggcattctcgccttggacatgtttctgcttctagattaaaatatttggcttctactggagccttaggaaagttacaaacctgtgatatctcagattgttgtggttgtaaacttacTAAACTTCCaactttaccgtttagtaaaagtgtttctgTTTCATATGCAccctttgatttagttcactctaatgtttggggtccatcaccggttctcaccaaaggtggatctagatattatgtttcgtttattgatgattacactcgttattgttgggtttatcttatgaaaaatcgatctgaattttttgacatttatcatatatttcgtgcaatggtcaaaactcaacataattctgttataaagtgttttcgttgtgatttaggtggtgaatatacctctaataaattttctgaattacttgcttatgatggcaccctccaccaaacatcttgcactgatactcctcaacaaaatggagttgctgaaaggaaacatcgtcacattatagagactgctcgttcccttttgttgtccgcttcagttcctagtgagttttggggagaagcagttcttactgctgttcatgctattaatagaattccatcctctatcatatcaggtttgtctccctttgaaaaattatatgcttctacccctgattactattctttgaaagtttttggttctacttgttttgttcttcgccctcaagtagagcgcagtaagttgtcttctcgttcagccatgtgtgtttttcttggttatggggatggtcaaaagggttatcgttgttatgatcctcatgcaagaaaactttatgtatctcgtaatgttgtttttcttgagcacattcctttttactctgtttcctctgattcgcagattactaagagttctgaactaacccatattgatccgtttggtcctaatgatagcgcttctagtgattgtactattgagaattgcaggacaaatactactactccacatgatgacatccctcttgtccccccggctgtccaaccacctcctgcgattgttgatcctcctcgttacccttctcgtcaacgtaagtctactcagttacctgattttgtctattcaacttactcagcttcgtttgcttctttcttaacctctattcacagtttgtctgagcctaatgttgtttttcttgagcacatccctttttactCTATTTTCTCTGATTCTCaaattactaagagttctgaactaacccatattgatccgtttggtcctaatgattatgcttctggtgattgtaatgttgagaattgcaggcaaaatactaatactccacatgatgacatccctcttgccACCCCGGTTGTTCAACCACCTCATgggattgttgatcctcctcgttaaccctctcgtcaacgtaagtctactcagttacctgattttgtctattccacttactcaacttcgtttgtttctttcttaacctctattcacagtttgtctgagccatcttcctataaagaggttgttcttgatcctctttggcagcaggctatggcagaagaactttatgcattgcacaaaaccaatacttgggaattagtacctcttcctcctggaaaacgtgctattgggtctcgttgggtatacaagatcaaaattaAGTCTTATtggtcagttgagcgctacaaagcacgccttgttgctaagggtttctctcaacaatatggtatggattatgaagaaacttttgctcctgtagccaagatgaccactattcgtactcttattgtagttgcatctattcggcaatggcatatttctcaaatggatgtcaaaaatacttttttaaatggtgagcttcatgaagaagtctatatggtccctctgcaaggagtttctcataatcaaggggaagtatgtaagttaaaaaaggctctatatggtcttaaacaagctcctcgagcttggtNNNNNNNNNNNNNNNNNNNNNNNNNNNNNNNNNNNNNNNNNNNNNNNNNNNNNNNNNNNNNNNNNNNNNNNNNNNNNNNNNNNNNNNNNNNNNNNNNNNNNNNNNNNNNNNNNNNNNNNNNNNNNNNNNNNNNNNNNNNNNNNNNNNNNNNNNNNNNNNNNNNNNNNNNNNNNNNNNNNNNNNNNNNNNNNNNNNNNNNNNNNNNNNNNNNNNNNNNNNNNNNNNNNNNNNNNNNNNNNNNNNNNNNNNNNNNNNNNNNNNNNNNNNNNNNNNNNNNNNNNNNNNNNNNNNNNNNNNNNNNNNNNNNNNNNNNNNNNNNNNNNNNNNNNNNNNNNNNNNNNNNNNNNNNNNNNNNNNNNNNNNNNNNNNNNNNNNNNNNNNNNNNNNNNNNNNNNNNNNNNNNNNNNNNNNNNNNNNNNNNNNNNNNNNNNNNCAATGGCATATttctcaaatggatgtcaaaaatacttttttaaatggtgagcttcatgaagaagtctatatggtccctctgcaaggagtttctcataatcaaggggaagtatgtaagttaaaaaatgctctatatggtcttaaacaggctcctcgagcatggtttgagaaattctctactatgatcacttctcttggtttccgctctagtgaacatgattttgcattgtttttaaggtccaccacttatggtcgcattacactttctctatatgttgatgatatgattattacaagtgatgatgttagtggaatcaatgagttgaaattgtagttagccaaacagtttgagatgaaggacttgggaactcttcgctatttcttatGGAtggaagttgcctactctcctagaggctaacCTCCTTCCTAAACCAAAGAACNNNNNNNNNNNNNNNNNNNNNNNNNNNNNNNNNNNNNNNNNNNNNNNNNNNNNNNNNNNNNNNNNNNNNNNNNNNNNNNNNNNNNNNNNNNNNNNNNNNNNNNNNNNNNNNNNNNNNNNNNNNNNNNNNNNNNNNNNNNNNNNNNNNNNNNNNNNNNNNNNNNNNNNNNNNNNNNNNNNNNNNNNNNNNNNNNNNNNNNNNNNNNNNNNNNNNNNNNNNNNNNNNNNNNNNNNNNNNNNNNNNNNNNNNNNNNNNNNNNNNNNNNNNNNNNNNNNNNNNNNNNNNNNNNNNNNNNNNNNNNNNNNNNNNNNNNNNNNNNNNNNNNNNNNNNNNNNNNNNNNNNNNNNNNNNNNNNNNNNNNNNNNNNNNNNNNNNNNNNNNNNNNNNNNNNNNNNNNNNNNNNNNNNNNNNNNNNNNNNNNNNNNNNNNNNNNNNNNNNNNNNNNNNNNNNNNNNNNNNNNNNNNNNNNNNNNNNNNgtatcttacgattaccagacccgacattgcttatgttgttcatgttgttagtcagtttgttgtctctcccactatagtacattgggcagcagttattcggattcttcgttatcttcgaggaactcaatttcaatgacttctctttccatcgtcatcctcattagagttacgagcttattctgatgctgattggactGGTGACACCATAGATCGTAAATCCCCTACAAGGttctgtatctttcttggagactctcttatttcttggaagagtaagaaacaagacattgtttctcgctcctctacagaagctgagtatcgtgctatggcatccactactgCTGAAATAATTTagttgcgttggcttttgtcttatatgggtatctctctttctaaGCCAACCCtgatgcactgcgataacaagagtgctattcaaattgctcacaacttgGTATTTTATGAatgcaccaaacacattgagattcattgtcatcttactcgtcatcatcttcagcatggaaccattactctactgtttgtttcttcttctttacagattgctaatttgtttacaaagatgcattccattaaagttttccgttttttagttgacaaacgctcgttgctccatgttaatgcatcgtgagtttgaggggagatgttagataatattattatatattagtaataagggtattttagacaattccattcttttatataaatactcattgtaaccctattaacttaagtttggttcattctatgttacaaaaccctagagtggttgtttgtaagacccttaatttttaaatcctaaattatacaattttagggtatttggtgttgaagttcttaggcttttagcctagtttttggtaattagtgggttaaatgccaaaaatatatttttggaaattagattaaaattatttgtcggataataatttatttacgttacgaagaatttaataccagNNNNNNNNNNNNNNNNNNNNNNNNNNNNNNNNNNNNNNNNNNNNNNNNNNNNNNNNNNNNNNNNNNNNNNNNNNNNNNNNNNNNNNNNNNNNNNNNNNNNNNNNNNNNNNNNNNNNNNNNNNNNNNNNNNNNNNNNNNNNNNNNNNNNNNNNNNNNNNNNNNNNNNNNNNNNNNNNNNNNNNNNNNNNNNNNNNNNNNNNNNNNNNNNNNNNNNNNNNNNNNNNNNNNNNNNNNNNNNNNNNNNNNNNNNNNNNNNNNNNNNNNNNNNNNNNNNNNNNNNNNNNNNNNNNNNNNNNNNNNNNNNNNNNNNNNNNNNNNNNNNNNNNNNNNNNNNNNNNNNNNNNNNNNNNNNNNNNNNNNNNNNNNNNNNNNNNNNNNNNNNNNNNNNNNNNNNNNNNNNNNNNNNNNNNNNNNNNNNNNNNNNNNNNNNNNNNNNNNNNNNNNNNNNNNNNNNNNNNNNNNNNNNNNNNNNNNNNNNNNNNNNNNNNNNNNNNNNNNNNNNNNNNNNNNNNNNNNNNNNNNNNNNNNNNNNNNNNNNNNNNNNNNNNNNNNNNNNNNNNNNNNNNNNNNNNNNNNNNNNNNNNNNNNNNNNNNNNNNNNNNNNNNNNNNNNNNNNNNNNNNNNNNNNNNNNNNNNNNNNNNNNNNNNNNNNNNNNNNNNNNNNNNNNNNNNNNNNNNNNNNNNNNNNNNNNNNNNNNNNNNNNNNNNNNNNNNNNNNNNNNNNNNNNNNNNNNNNNNNNNNNNNNNNNNNNNNNNNNNNNNNNNNNNNNNNNNNNNNNNNNNNNNNNNNNNNNNNNNNNNNNNNNNNNNNNNNNNNNNNNNNNNNNNNNNNNNNNNNNNNNNNNNNNNNNNNNNNNNNNNNNNNNNNNNNNNNNNNNNNNNNNNNNNNNNNNNNNNNNNNNNNNNNNNNNNNNNNNNNNNNNNNNNNNNNNNNNNNNNNNNNNNNNNNNNNNNNNNNNNNNNNNNNNNNNNNNNNNNNNNNNNNNNNNNNNNNNNNNNNNNNNNNNNNNNNNNNNNNNNNNNNNNNNNNNNNNNNNNNNNNNNNNNNNNNNNNNNNNNNNNNNNNNNNNNNNNNNNNNNNNNNNNNNNNNNNNNNNNNNNNNNNNNNNNNNNNNNNNNNNNNNNNNNNNNNNNNNNNNNNNNNNNNNNNNNNNNNNNNNNNNNNNNNNNNNNNNNNNNNNNNNNNNNNNNNNNNNNNNNNNNNNNNNNNNNNNNNNNNNNNNNNNNNNNNNNNNNNNNNNNNNNNNNNNNNNNNNNNNNNNNNNNNNNNNNNNNNNNNNNNNNNNNNNNNNNNNNNNNNNNNNNNNNNNNNNNNNNNNNNNNNNNNNNN
It contains:
- the LOC105851232 gene encoding uncharacterized protein → MANDAWFQLFPHPKVENLVAPASNNYPICLYHEPAHNVMTPRRHRHFKFENVWLIEPKVEELIQTSWLVGRDISILSKLNNCDVNIMHWNKTNGDKRRKEIEKCKQKLARTRTLASSENLNYFLALRKRLVYLLVQDEIFWSQRAKSFWL